A part of Prionailurus viverrinus isolate Anna chromosome E1, UM_Priviv_1.0, whole genome shotgun sequence genomic DNA contains:
- the MFAP4 gene encoding microfibril-associated glycoprotein 4 translates to MKALLALPLLLLLSTPPCAPQASGIRGDALEKFCLQQPLDCDDIYAQGYQEDGVYLIYPSGPSVPVPVFCDMTTGGGKWTVFQKRFNGSVSFFRGWNDYKLGFGRADGEYWLGLQNLHLLTLKQKYELRVDLEDFENNTASAKYAEFSISPNAVSAEEDGYTLYVAGFEDGGAGDSLSYHSGQKFSTFDRDQDLFVQNCAALSSGAFWFRSCHFANLNGFYLGGSHLSYANGINWAQWKGFYYSLKRTEMKIRRA, encoded by the exons ATGAAG GCCCTCCTGGccctgccgctgctgctgcttctctccaCGCCCCCCTGCGCCCCCCAGGCCTCTGGGATCCGGGGAGACG ctctggAGAAGTTTTGCCTTCAGCAGCCCCTGGACTGCGATGACATCTACGCCCAGGGCTACCAGGAGGACGGTGTGTACCTCATCTACCCCTCGGGCCCCAGCGTGCCCGTGCCTGTCTTCTGTGACATGACCACCGGGGGCGGCAAGTGGACG GTTTTCCAGAAGAGATTCAATGGCTCCGTGAGTTTTTTCCGGGGCTGGAATGACTACAAGCTGGGCTTTGGCCGTGCCGACGGGGAGTACTGGCTGG gGCTGCAGAACCTGCACCTCCTGACGCTAAAGCAGAAGTACGAGCTACGAGTGGACCTGGAAGACTTTGAGAACAACACGGCCTCGGCCAAGTACGCCGAATTCTCCATCTCGCCCAACGCGGTCAGTGCCGAGGAGGACGGCTACACCCTCTACGTGGCAGGCTTCGAGGACGGCGGGGCAG GCGACTCCCTGTCCTACCACAGCGGCCAGAAATTCTCCACCTTCGACCGGGACCAGGACCTCTTTGTGCAGAACTGTGCAGCCCTCTCCTCGGGAGCCTTCTGGTTCCGCAGCTGCCACTTCGCCAACCTCAACGGCTTCTACCTGGGCGGCTCCCACCTCTCCTATGCTAATGGCATCAACTGGGCCCAGTGGAAGGGCTTCTACTACTCCCTCAAGCGCACCGAGATGAAAATCCGCCGGGCCTGA